The DNA region ATATCCGATCTTCATCTTGTTTCGAGTACGGTTTTGTTCTCAATTGCTACTAGGTCTTCAAACAAAGTGAAAGTTTGATTAGAATTGTAAGCCTTCCCGGCCGTGTTCAATTTATAGTTAGTGATGTCATCCCAATTTGGAAAGAAAGGCTTTTCACGCGTGTGTATTTACGTAGGGAAGAGCCTAATTTCGTAGATCAGGCCAATTTCTTCTATTCTATTCAAAGTATGCCTACAAAATTTCGTTCCAAGGAACGAAGAGAGTAAGTGCAAGAGGCATGGGACTACGTGGTACCAGCTTTTACGGTTAGATCTGCGAAAACGACGCCTTGTCGAACGTACGTACCTGCACTGGTCAAGAGCCTCTATTGGCCTTTCCACAAAACATACATGCGGTAGCCAGAACACTCCCTTTTCGAAATCTAAACATCGTGTTAGTTCACATTCATGTGAATGAAAAAGTTAGCTAATAGATGTCCGAAGTAACAAAACACGTAATCGCAGACGGCGATTGATGACGTAGCTGTGTACGTCACGTTCCAAACGGACAGTGCAAGTGACGGTCCGTCACACAAAATGATTCGAGCCTACCCTACCCAATTCGGTCAAGTTTCAATTTTGGCGCGATGTAGGACATTGTTATAAGAGATGAACGAGATTGCGACTGGGCTTTCGAACGCGTTCTCGTCTCCACTTGTTTCCGCCGTGGGGGACAGACAAATAAGATACGTTTGTGAATCTTGACTATTCTTCGATCGTCGACGGAAAGCAAAAGCAGCAATGCAGGAATAGAAAGAAACATCTTGCACGTTGCCTAATGCAACTTGTATCGCACTTCGTTTTAGTTCTCCTCATCATGACTACCGAAGAAATTCCCAAAACAATGAAACGCCTCGTCGTCAAGGCGCCTGGAAAAGATGTGGCCAGCTGCCAGATTGAAACCGAAGAAGTGCCGGTTCCCGAACCAGGAGCAGGTCAAGTCTTAATCAAAGTTACAGCTGCGGCTATTAATCCTTCGGACTATGGTTCGTGGCCCAATTGTCGTCCGGAGCAGTGCCCCTTTGCCATGGGCAAAGAAGGCTGTGGCGTCGTGGTTAAAACTGGATCAGGCATACTCACGTCCCTTATTTGCGGCGTCGGTACCAAAGTGGGCTTCTCGAATCTGCAGAACAAACAGGGTTCTTATTCGGAATTTGTCGTTGCCGACGCCTATACAAGCGTCTTTCGGATGCCAAACGACCTCCCCATCGAAGATGCCGCCTCCTTTTTCGTCAACCCGTACACAGCCATAGGAATCCTGGATACAGTCAAGTCGGAAGGGTCCAAGGCCTTTGTCCACACGGCCGCAGCTTCCCAGTTGGGACAGATGTTAATTAAGGTTGCGCCATCCCAAAACGTCGAGATTATCTGTGTCGTTCGGCGGCAAGATCAAGCCGATCTACTCAGAAACATTGGTGCCAAGCATATTGTCGTTACGGGCAAGGACGACTCGTGGAAGCAAAAGCTCAAAGCCAAAATCGATGAGCTAAATGCAACGGTCGCTTTCGATGCCGTCGCTGGAAGGTCAGCTGGAGATCTTTTGGACCTCATGCCTGTGAAAGGAACAGTCTATGTCTACGGAGGTCTTGCTGGAAAAGTGGAGAATGTCAATCCGATGGCACTCATCTACCACGAGAAAAAACTCAAGGGTTTTTTCTTAACAGCGTGGATCCAGCATGGCGGTATGCTGGCAACAATACCTCGAATGATGATGGCAGGACACAAGGTCAATACAGGGCTCTCCGGTGGCTGGAGTAGTTCGAAGTTCAAAGATACGTCGTTGGAGAACGTACAGTCGGACATTGTCCAGATGCTCAACAGTAGTGTTACTGGTCAGAAGCTACGCGTTCGGTTGGACTCTTGAGAAATACATTTCGCGCTCCGTCACAGGAAAATACGCATGTATTATtcttttgaaacggattATACAGTACTTTTACTTCTATGCCTCTTTTGAAGATTCTGTTCACAGTGGGTCTGGCTACATCTATAACGGAGTTGAAAGCATGATGGTGGCTCGGCTGAGTCGACTTACTGTATACTGGGTTACTCTGGTCTATAGACAATCACTGACATTAAGAAGCGCCTGATGGGCACACTAATGACCAATAAATCGCGCTGCGGAGAAAAAGTCTTTCTATTTTCGTACCCTCAATCTTCAGCGCTTACTTTGAAGCACGAGCTCTGGACGGGCTTGCAGCATGTGGAACAATGCGTCCGGTCCGTACAACTGGCCAGCTCGGTGCAAAATGATCGGTAAGATCTCCCATAGAAGATTGCTGTAGTTTCGGATCACGCCTCGCCCAGCTCTGTTGAGTCTCAGCCAATGCAACATGGCTTCCGACAGGAATTGTAGTTTGGATTGCTGTTGTTTTGACACTACTCCTCCAGTAAATACACAAGCATTCCATACAAATAAGTCGTGCAAATCGACACTATGCTGTAGTGCCTCCACTAGATGGCCCAGgccttcttcgtcaaagCGATTGAATTGGAGCTCCAAGCAGGCCAAAGAAGAATGGGGCAACGAACTTGCTATTGCACGGCAAGCGTCATTACCAGCCGAATTAGATGCCAGCGACAAGCGGACCAGCGATTTAGCGCTGGACAAAGAGCGCCCCAAAGTTTCCACTCCGTGGTCTGTGAGGTGGCAATTGGACAAATTCAAATCGTAGATGGTAGTTTTAGATCGAGATAGCAAGTCTGCAACGGCATGCATACCTGATGTTCCCAATCTGTTCCTACTCACGTCCAGGACGCCCAATGAAGCATTGTTCAACAAGCTGCTACATAAGTCAACAAAGCCGCAGTCGGTCATTCTGATGTCCGCCAAGTGGAGTTTGCGCAAGGAAGTATGTGAGGCGATCGTTGTCCTCAGGACAGAAACTCCTTCGTCACCCCAAGGGCATTCAGAAATATCCAAAGACTCGATTCTGGTGAGAGATGATATCGTATGCGCAAGCATTTGGGCAGCTAGAACTGAGCAGaaattgttgttttggataTTGAGCGAGCTCAGAGAAGCGTGTAGGTACAGCCCTCTACACAGTTCTATCAAATCGCCATTTCCAAGGCCAGTGTCGGACAGAGACAAATGTTCCAGGCTACTAGCTTGTTGAGCAATGTGAGCTAGTAGCCCACCGCATCCCGTCAACTCGTGGTCACGGAGCTCCAATTGCTTCAAGAAGAGCTGGCCAGCATCGGTGACAGCGCGTAGCTCAGCCACTCCAAATTGGCTGGAAATTACCCGCAAGACACGAAGACTTGAGTTTTTCCGTAACAAGGCGGAAAGCGGGTGTTCGTCAGAAGGCTGCGCACAGGATatcattgtcgttgctgaAAACCCCAAGTCACACTGAGCGATGTGAATTTCAGAAAGTGTACCATTTCTGCAAGATTCCAAGACTGTACCCCATGATCCCCGATCCATTGAAACTTGCATGCATTCCAACATGAAAAGCGAAGAGGATTGCGAAATGCCATTGGCAAGGCGCTCTGCAGCAGTTGGACTCAGTGTGAGTCCTTTCAGAGTCAGTGCTTTTAGTTTTCCACTGACCATGATCATTTCTAAATCCCCCAACtcatcatttccaaactTTGAATCCTCCTGCTCATCGCAATGGATCATCACGACGTCCTGGTAGTCCGTACTACTGCTTGTTTCGTGGACGGCATCTCCAAGCTCTACTGATTGTATTGACACATTCCGGCGGAGACCTTCTACGAGAGCTTGCCATGCAGCATAGTCGCTATCGCTGCTCCAAGACGTGACGACGAGGCGTTGAAGGGTTTTGTTCTGCTCCAATATCCGACTCAGAATGGAATAGTTGATATCGCTGTCTTTATTGGAAGAAGGAGCCGTGTCTTTGCCAGGCAGCCAAAGATCTAGAGTTTTCACAACAGTGTTGTGTTCGAGTGCAGACAGCAGACACATCATATCAGACCAGCTAACAGTCCACAGTGGCAAACGGCGGAACGAAAGATATGTCAGCGTCGGATCATTGGAACGCAATTGATGCGCCAAATCGTTTACGATTGGATTGCAGGAAGTGACATCGCATTTATGGATTTGATCGCCAAGATGGTTGTCGATTTGCTTGCCGCTAATCATGGGTGACTTGATTTGCGTCTACTTGTGGGGTCGACAGATGACACGACTCGAAAAGAGATATGCCTACGCAACGGTTGCTAGAGTTGCTCTGAGTGTGAGTGCAGATTCTTTTCAGCACCCAATGTTGAGTAATTTCTGATGTGGCTCATGGTGTCGAACAGAGGCGCAAATGGCAAGTTTTGTGAAGAGTATTTTTCAGCATTTTATTGGGCCTTTCTTTTAAGTCTCACCGTTAGTGATTTGAATGACTTGAAATGTCTTAACAATAAGTTGCGTCGAACACCACAGTAGTAAAACGACCAATAGCGACCAAACGCAATCTCGACCACTTGAGTCCCGTCAAAGATTTGATCCCACAACACTCACAGTCCGCTGCCAATTTTCGGAATGGCACAGAAGGCAATATTTCTCGTAACAGCATTGACTATGAACCACTTGTGTCTCTTTCGGTTCAGAATACAATATGACTCTTTCGAGTGTCACACCAAGATTGAGTCAAGACTAAGCATCTTGAAGGGGCGTATTCCATGAAATTTGCGAACTCCTTGTAATTATTTAAATCCACCATAAACTCGACTTAATGGCGTTTGGTGCTTTTTCTCTCAAGTTTCCACAAGCGAGGCATCGTTTCTGACGTGATCAAATTGTTCGGAGTCCTTGAATTGTAAGGAAAATAAATATCTCCTTCTGCGGGCTCGATTGGCGTGCTGTGTCGAACAACAAGCCATTCTCTGTTCCGTCACTTTAGGACTGCGCTTGACAAACTCTGTCTTCCTCCAGCGCGGCTTCCGTGTTGGAAGGAACCGTTGCCTTCATCGATTGCGAGTTCGAGCAGATTTCACGCTTTGAGCGTAGTTTTCTCGTGAAAATTGTGGGAATCGAGGATCAACAATTTATCGTTAGTGAGTTTCTTGCACCAGGCTACAGTAGTTAGCTATCGACAAACACCACACGACACCACAGGCCTGTTCTGTTCTTTTCTTAGAACCCAATGCCTCCTCgcaatccgtccaatcttGGGATGCATCGACAAGAGCAGAGCGGTGAACAATCAACTCCGTTGAATTCGTCTCCGCCGGCTGGTCCTCTGACGGTCACGGCGGACCGGGATCTGCTGGAGATATCAGAGCTACAGCTAAGCCAACGGTTTTCCACGCACCAGCACCACGTCCGTTCCACTTCGGAGTCCGCGGCAACGTGTCGAAAGCATCAGCAGACGCGAGAAACGCTTCCTCGCTCACAATCGCTACCGCCACCAGAAATAAGCGCTGCTCGATCGGGAGACATTCGGGCCGAGCACGGGCAATGTCCCAGTTGCGGACAACAGCTATTTATAGTTTCAGAAAGGACACACCGAGGTCTTTTCAAGGGCTTGTTGCCAAAGAATAGAAAAGACAAGCAAGCCACCAAAAAGATCGTGCGGAAACCTCTCTCTGTGGAAGGTCACGTTGAGAGGGGGCAGTGTTTGGATTGCCGAGGTTTGCCTCCCGCAAGGGGACCACAGCATCTCGGTGGCAGCACTACCGCCAACCAGAACAATCTTGATCTTTTGCCCACACCTGGCGTTGCTCCTGTCGCCTCTCTTCCAACCGGACGAACGCTGGAGGACGAGGATTGGCTGCCACAATCGCTTACAGCATACGCAATGCCCATTCTACACGCTACTGAATCGAGCTCCCTCGGTATAAATCAAAATTGCAGCAACACAGCTATTTATCAAGGGCAATTTAACATCTACGGCGAGCGTGACGGTCAGGGTACCATGACTTGGAGCAATGGCGATGTGTACGAGGGCGAATTCTTCAACGGCACTCGTCATGGTCAGGGCACACTCACCTTCGCAAATGGTTCAGAGTACGTCGGATGCTGGGAATGCAATTATATGCACGGAGTCGGCACCCGGCGTTTCCCTAATGGCGACATGTACGTTGGACAATACTACGACGGCCAGCGTCAGGGTCAGGGTCGCTTCTACTTTGCCAACGGTGACATGTATATTGGTGCATGGAAAGACGATTACATGCACGGTGCCGGTCGGTACTACTATCAGGGGGGACAGCGTTTCGAGGGTGGCTTCGTGCAGGGAAAACGGCAAGGGCGGGGCAAAATGCAGCGGCTAGATGGCAGTTTGGATGTCTACTGGTACAACGCTGATCAACGACAAGGAGCGGGTGTCCGGTGGTCCCCAGAACGTACCAAGGCTTGGAAATTGGAGCACGGCAAAGTGCAGAAGAAGTTGAGCGTGGCCGAAGCCGTCAGTCTCGTTTATGATCGTGCGTCCCAAAGTCAAGGCCAGGAGGGCTGTGTTACCGATAACACTTTTACGTGAACTATATCGCCACACATTTGGGTACAAAATAGCGTTTCTTAACCACTGTTCGTGACATTCTAAATGGAGTCCTTTCAGTTTATTGTGCGCACCTATGTGTGGACAGTTCTGTGTTGGCTGCCCTTTTAGCGTGGGACAACGGAGTCAATGAGAGAAGTGCTTCCAATGTTACAAATTGATCTCGCAATGTGATGGTTCCAGACGCGAGCGTCACTGACGCTTCCCTACATTTGGTAATTTATGTATGTATGCCCAGAATCTCCCCTGAACAGAAGTACCTCTTTGTTCACACGTTAATCACGTGTTTGTCTATACGGATCCACCGTGTTTCGCAGATGACTTTTCCGACACCAAGAACTTTGTCGCAAGGTGCGCTGGAGTGACAATGAAGGACTTACTAGAATTACTCTTTGTTCAATAACTATAAATTTACTCATCAGCCTCAGATGAACCTGTCCGTCTCGTCTCCGATCCCTCCCCATTGGCTTTCCCACTTTCCATCTCATGAATGGATTTAAGGTAGTCCGCGACGGACGGGTCCGCCATCATGAGATCCTTCAACGCTGTTGGTGCATGTTCAGCGAAGCCGGGTAGCTTGACCAAGTGCCCAGGTCCCAGATGAAGCTGGTCCGAATCGTCGCTCATGTCCTTTGCCGCACGTTCCTCAGCGGTGCCGATGTATACCTCATCACGTTGGAACCCAGCAACTTTCTTGTGAATGGCGGCGAGAACCCAGGCTCCGGAGCAGATACCGATAGCTTCCAAGACCAGACAAATCCGGAGGAAAATGTAGGTGAAGGGGTTGGACAAAAAGGCTATGGGGAAGGCCGAAGCCACCAGCTGCCAAGAAATAGACGCTACGATGGTTGTGATGATGGCACCAAGAAGACCCGTGTCgaagagcttttggaagCCGTCCGAGACTCCGAAGATATTTTCTTCGCCCTCAGCAATCTCAACACTAGTTACTCGCGCAATGAAGAACATGCAGGACACTACGCAGAGCTGTCGTCCAATCATAAAGCCCGGAAGATTGTTACCGTCGCCTTTGAAAAGCAAGTCGCAAGTTTTCTTGGCGAAAACGGAATCTCCTCGTTCAGCCTTGGGAATCTTGGCGACGGCAAAGAACGCAATTTGCATACCCTCGAGCAAACCAACAACAGACATGAGCACAAAAAAGACGATAACAGCAACCGATGGCGGTACGCCTTCCCACATGGTAGTCTTGCCGGCAAAGAGTGCGGCCAAGGTCACCGCGAAGCAGTATCCCAAGATTGCGAGGGAACCGAGACAGCGTGACCAGAAAAAGAGATTCTGGAGCCCATTGCGGGGTTCTTCGTTGGACTCGATCTTCTTGCCGGAAAGTGCGGCCACGAGCATCTGTACAAGGTAGGACGCATGTAGCAGTCCGGAAAACTCAATAGCCATCGCAACCCAGAGGGTGAAGAGCGCAAAGTAGTTGTTGATGTAGTCGAGCATGCATAGGGAGGCATTGACCTGTGAGTTGAGTTGCCCCACCATGGCTGTGAAGAGGATCATGGCCAGACCACTGCCCAGGAACATATTCGTAAGCACGTAAGGAAAGCCCCAAAGCTCGGCATCCTTTAGCGGACCGCCTGACATGTTGACAACAAAGACAGTCAAGACGACCATGAACTGCCGACCCAAGAGGTACCGATCCAGGTTGTCGCCCTTGTGGGCAATTGCAGTGCACTTGTAAGCAATAGGATGCGAGTCCTTGTAGAGCTCTCTGTTGACGGGTGCCAGTCCGACCAATGATCCCTGACCTCCCTCCACCATGGTGAGCCACAAGACTCCGCCCCAAATAGCAACAAAGGCAACGGCAGAGTTAACATCGGAGGAGAGCTTGGTCTCTTCGTTGAAGATCAGACCCATAATGATAATGGTCGAGAAAACGAGTAGGCCCACCGAGTAGGCACACTTGATGACGTTACCTGCATCCACCATTGTTGTATTATTGCGCTTACTTTTTCTGTAAGCGAGAAAGTTAGCGTTTGGGCTTGACTTGTTTGGATGCACCTTGATCAAACTGCGTCCAGAACAAATATGTAAGTACTGGGTTTCCTAGTTGGAAGGTGAGCATTGAACTTGTTCGCCAGTATGGCAAGCATTCTGCTTTTGGCGGTTTCGCTAAATTCAGATGTCGGTTAACTTCAATCTTGGAAAGCATAGTAATCGaactatttacagttatatCTACCGTTACCAAGGAATTTTTCGCGAGCTAGGAATTTACTTAAAGCTTGCGCGCTCGACGAATTTTGTGGATGAGCATAGTAAAAGACCGACTACGGTTATTTAGTCAGCTTGAAAACCGGCGACCCATGATTGAATAGTCCCAATGGATATGTCGCGTACATGGAACGAAACTGGATTTGTCCCTTTCGCACGAATCATATAGTTGAATGTTTGCAAGCTAATAAATGGTTCGTCGTGGACGACAGACATTTTTATGCTTGCATTCCCCGTGACACTCCGAGCTTTTCGTATTGTCGTCGCAGGCGCAAAAGCATCCCAACACCTCGTGCGGTGTTCCTACCGCTGCACCTAACAGTCAGGAACATTTGTCCGCTCGGCGTTGTACAGCGTCTTATTCTTCCGACACGCGTTTTTGTCCATAAGAAGCATATTTGTATGATTAGTAACGTTACATGAAAAAATTTGACGATTTCACGAACTGCATTGATGATGCAAAGTCTAACCAAGCTCGGCTGGACACGGTGAAGCTCGTCAATGACTGTTGATGATACAAGGCCTATTAATGTCACATCAGCTTCTCGTGCTGTTGCTCCCGCATGCGCAGGGAGAATGTGCTGAGAGGAGGTGAATTGAGTTGTCAACTGGGGATGGTTACAGCGCATAGCACCCGCTACGAAGCTTCTGTTCGAGCGCGTTTTGCGGGCCACTGCTGAATGGTCGTCTCATCCTCGGTATTCCCGCCCTGCTTGGACCGAACGATATGCGACTTCCACTGCAAAAAAGCAACGAGTGGATCCCGGATTGTGTCATGGATGCGCAAAAAGAACCAGAGCGCCGTCGGGTCGTGCAGTTCGCCCATAAAGGTGCCGAGTTTGGCCAGGGATGGGGATCGCAACAAGTCTCCGCGACCAGCTTGGTTGAGTTCAATAAGTAAGTTGAACAGCCCCTGGAAGCGGTGAGAATCTACCATGACTGAACACCACAGCCCATGATTGTGCTCTAGCGCTTCCAGAATAGAATTGTAGCCGTCTTCGCCAATGTTGGGATTTTGTCGAATATCTACAATTGGTGAAAGCACCACGCACAAACCACAAAAAACGTCAGGAAGGAGCGGATTGGTACTTGTCAAAAAGTACGAGTCTGGCTGGCTGGCTAGCCAGCCAACCACCCGTTCCGGATTAGGAGGAACGTACCTAGACTTGTCAAGAAGCTATTCGTGTTGAGTGCACCGGCAATTGTCTGACACTGATCATCGTTCAAGTGCATGGAACGGAGCGTCAAATCTTGTAGTGTAGTCGAATCCTGTAAAAGCGCCTTTAAAGCATTTTGGCTCATCATGGAATTACTATCCGTCACCTTTGTTTCGGGATGCGTCGATAACGCCAGCGCTCGTAAGTTGCTCATGTCAATCCATGCGGTCAAGACAGGATCGAGAGACACAGCCGTCCTCAAATGCAGACCGGTGATGCGAACTTCTTCCAAGCTTTCCTGCATAGTTTCAAAAACATCCGCCAGGTCCTGTACTTGATCCGCATCCGCCAATTCCAATCGCTGAACATCCAGAATGGTCAGGTTGCGTGCCCGTGGTAAAGCCTCCAGCAAGGACGCGGTATGGATGGTTCCGTGGTCTTTCCGCGGCACGTAGCCGTCGGAAACAATCAAGGTTCGAATGCTTTCCATTTCGGCAATCTTGGTGAACAACGTGAGTTGATCTTCCACCATACTGAGGAATTCGTGTCCTATTTCTACACgttgaatgctccagttcaGTGGCAGCAAGCTAACTAGAGACAAGAAGAATCGATCAAAGTTCACACGATCACGCAAGGATTCGTTAATGAACAAGTACAACGCATCGAGACGGTTCTCCTCGATGCGTTCCAGCAGACTCTCCATGACGGCAAAGGTCGTTTTGGGTCCGAGTGAGGGGAGCAGGACACCGAGACGCAGTGTCCGGCTAATGTAAATAATAAGAGTAACACGAGAGGGATCAATGTGCAGCAGAGTCTTTTCTCCTTTCCATGAAAAAGGTAGCGCTTGTGAGATACAACAACACACTTGACTTTGAGAAAGAATTGCCACACGTGTGAATGTGCTGTACGCACGTGGTGTGCTACCCAGTGAAACGAGCGAAGGAGGGTGATCCAAAAAAGTCCAGATCCTACCTACTTCCAGCAACCACAACGTGGCAGCGTCCGCAGACACCGTCCCATCAAGTGCATCGTATCCCGAGAAATCGTTGCGCTCTAGATTGTAGCTCCACATAAATCCACGTAGATATCATACTGACATCGAGGACTTTCTCCGCCCATCAGAAATTTTGAGATTTTATTTAGAgttacttacagttacctACTACGATGCAACAGGCAGAGACTTTCTCTGTCCGACCGAAATTCGGTGAAAGTCACGGACCATCACGGACCTCATTTCATTCCGGGGAAGCGCTTCTGTAAAGCACAAATTCCTAACTAGAGCGGTAGGGTACTGTTTGGTCTCGAGCGTGTGTTGATTCCGCGGGTAGGGGACGTGACCCTACTG from Phaeodactylum tricornutum CCAP 1055/1 chromosome 18, whole genome shotgun sequence includes:
- a CDS encoding predicted protein, with translation MWSYNLERNDFSGYDALDGTVSADAATLWLLEVGRIWTFLDHPPSLVSLGSTPRAYSTFTRVAILSQSQVCCCISQALPFSWKGEKTLLHIDPSRVTLIIYISRTLRLGVLLPSLGPKTTFAVMESLLERIEENRLDALYLFINESLRDRVNFDRFFLSLVSLLPLNWSIQRVEIGHEFLSMVEDQLTLFTKIAEMESIRTLIVSDGYVPRKDHGTIHTASLLEALPRARNLTILDVQRLELADADQVQDLADVFETMQESLEEVRITGLHLRTAVSLDPVLTAWIDMSNLRALALSTHPETKVTDSNSMMSQNALKALLQDSTTLQDLTLRSMHLNDDQCQTIAGALNTNSFLTSLDIRQNPNIGEDGYNSILEALEHNHGLWCSVMVDSHRFQGLFNLLIELNQAGRGDLLRSPSLAKLGTFMGELHDPTALWFFLRIHDTIRDPLVAFLQWKSHIVRSKQGGNTEDETTIQQWPAKRARTEAS
- a CDS encoding predicted protein; the encoded protein is MCLLSALEHNTVVKTLDLWLPGKDTAPSSNKDSDINYSILSRILEQNKTLQRLVVTSWSSDSDYAAWQALVEGLRRNVSIQSVELGDAVHETSSSTDYQDVVMIHCDEQEDSKFGNDELGDLEMIMVSGKLKALTLKGLTLSPTAAERLANGISQSSSLFMLECMQVSMDRGSWGTVLESCRNGTLSEIHIAQCDLGFSATTMISCAQPSDEHPLSALLRKNSSLRVLRVISSQFGVAELRAVTDAGQLFLKQLELRDHELTGCGGLLAHIAQQASSLEHLSLSDTGLGNGDLIELCRGLYLHASLSSLNIQNNNFCSVLAAQMLAHTISSLTRIESLDISECPWGDEGVSVLRTTIASHTSLRKLHLADIRMTDCGFVDLCSSLLNNASLGVLDVSRNRLGTSGMHAVADLLSRSKTTIYDLNLSNCHLTDHGVETLGRSLSSAKSLVRLSLASNSAGNDACRAIASSLPHSSLACLELQFNRFDEEGLGHLVEALQHSVDLHDLFVWNACVFTGGVVSKQQQSKLQFLSEAMLHWLRLNRAGRGVIRNYSNLLWEILPIILHRAGQLYGPDALFHMLQARPELVLQSKR
- the Sit4 gene encoding silicon transporter (Silicic acid transporter); this translates as MVDAGNVIKCAYSVGLLVFSTIIIMGLIFNEETKLSSDVNSAVAFVAIWGGVLWLTMVEGGQGSLVGLAPVNRELYKDSHPIAYKCTAIAHKGDNLDRYLLGRQFMVVLTVFVVNMSGGPLKDAELWGFPYVLTNMFLGSGLAMILFTAMVGQLNSQVNASLCMLDYINNYFALFTLWVAMAIEFSGLLHASYLVQMLVAALSGKKIESNEEPRNGLQNLFFWSRCLGSLAILGYCFAVTLAALFAGKTTMWEGVPPSVAVIVFFVLMSVVGLLEGMQIAFFAVAKIPKAERGDSVFAKKTCDLLFKGDGNNLPGFMIGRQLCVVSCMFFIARVTSVEIAEGEENIFGVSDGFQKLFDTGLLGAIITTIVASISWQLVASAFPIAFLSNPFTYIFLRICLVLEAIGICSGAWVLAAIHKKVAGFQRDEVYIGTAEERAAKDMSDDSDQLHLGPGHLVKLPGFAEHAPTALKDLMMADPSVADYLKSIHEMESGKANGEGSETRRTGSSEADE
- a CDS encoding predicted protein, giving the protein YQGQFNIYGERDGQGTMTWSNGDVYEGEFFNGTRHGQGTLTFANGSEYVGCWECNYMHGVGTRRFPNGDMYVGQYYDGQRQGQGRFYFANGDMYIGAWKDDYMHGAG
- a CDS encoding predicted protein: MTTEEIPKTMKRLVVKAPGKDVASCQIETEEVPVPEPGAGQVLIKVTAAAINPSDYGSWPNCRPEQCPFAMGKEGCGVVVKTGSGILTSLICGVGTKVGFSNLQNKQGSYSEFVVADAYTSVFRMPNDLPIEDAASFFVNPYTAIGILDTVKSEGSKAFVHTAAASQLGQMLIKVAPSQNVEIICVVRRQDQADLLRNIGAKHIVVTGKDDSWKQKLKAKIDELNATVAFDAVAGRSAGDLLDLMPVKGTVYVYGGLAGKVENVNPMALIYHEKKLKGFFLTAWIQHGGMLATIPRMMMAGHKVNTGLSGGWSSSKFKDTSLENVQSDIVQMLNSSVTGQKLRVRLDS